One genomic window of Elaeis guineensis isolate ETL-2024a chromosome 2, EG11, whole genome shotgun sequence includes the following:
- the LOC105058607 gene encoding probable protein phosphatase 2C 78, which yields MLRSCFRPLERCFGRLGGGDGLLWHLDLKPHATGDFSIAVVQANHSLEDQGQVITSPSATYVGVYDGHGGPEASRFVNSRLFPYLHKFATEQGGLSADVIKKAFDATEEEFLHLVKRSWLSRPQMASVGSCCLVGAITEDTVYVANLGDSRAVLGRQSTNGRAVVAERLSTDHNVAVEEVRKELTALHPDDSHIVVHSRGVWRIKGIIQVSRSIGDVYLKKPEFSRDPLFQHSVSPVPLKRPVMTAEPSIQTRKLKPNDLFLIFASDGLWEQLTDEAAVEIVFKNPRAGIAKRLVRAALNEAARKREMRYDDIKRIEKGVRRHFHDDITAIVIYLDQHRQGGQSRFSGRTYDCTSAPVDIFSLNSDESEDPLRSVGSKFDVHDSYVRI from the exons ATGCTGCGATCGTGCTTCCGGCCGCTGGAGCGGTGCTTTGGGAGGCTTGGTGGTGGGGATGGGCTCTTGTGGCACCTGGACCTCAAACCTCACGCCACCGGCGACTTCTCCATCGCCGTCGTCCAGGCCAACCACTCCCTTGAGGACCAGGGCCAGGTGATCACATCCCCCTCCGCCACCTACGTCGGCGTATACGACGGCCATGGCGGCCCCGAGGCGTCCCGTTTCGTCAACAGCCGCCTCTTCCCATACCTCCACA AGTTCGCGACGGAGCAAGGGGGATTGTCGGCGGACGTGATCAAGAAGGCATTCGACGCGACGGAGGAGGAGTTCTTGCATTTGGTGAAGCGATCATGGCTGTCGCGGCCGCAGATGGCGTCAGTGGGTTCGTGTTGCCTCGTGGGGGCGATCACGGAGGACACGGTCTACGTGGCGAACCTGGGGGACTCTCGGGCCGTGCTTGGCCGCCAGAGCACCAACGGAAGGGCGGTGGTGGCCGAGCGGCTCTCCACCGACCACAACGTTGCCGTAGAGGAGGTCCGGAAGGAGCTCACCGCGCTCCACCCGGACGATTCCCATATCGTGGTACACAGCCGAGGGGTCTGGCGGATTAAGGGGATCATTCAG GTATCAAGGTCCATTGGGGATGTCTACCTGAAGAAACCTGAGTTCAGTAGGGACCCATTATTCCAGCATTCTGTTTCTCCTGTTCCATTGAAGCGACCGGTTATGACTGCAGAGCCATCAATCCAGACCCGTAAGCTTAAACCAAATGACTTATTTTTGATATTTGCATCAGATGGGCTCTGGGAGCAATTAACTGATGAGGCTGCAGTTGAGATAGTCTTCAAGAACCCAAGAGCA GGAATAGCAAAGAGATTAGTGAGAGCTGCCCTTAATGAGGCTGCAAGAAAAAGGGAAATGAGATATGATGATATAAAACGGATAGAGAAGGGAGTGAGGCGCCATTTTCATGATGACATCACTGCTATAGTGATCTATCTTGATCAGCACCGGCAAGGAGGTCAATCCAGATTTAGTGGGAGGACTTACGACTGCACTAGTGCACCTGTTGACATATTCTCTCTAAATTCTGATGAATCAGAAGACCCTCTTCGGTCGGTAGGTTCAAAGTTTGACGTACATGATTCGTACGTACGTATATGA